A genomic segment from uncultured Desulfuromonas sp. encodes:
- a CDS encoding PLP-dependent aminotransferase family protein, whose protein sequence is MIYLNQSLNEPLYHQLYEQLKQKIIAGEWSKGKRLPAMRVLAKELCISRNTVENAYGQLCVEGYAVSKQGCGFIVQDIQETVLDRPYKTMARIANSARQEQQTQPSGSPEKTANYKFDFQYGNLPPKSFPRQIWRRLTAEALASFESENICAYGNKQGELALRCELIDYLHDSRGIVCTPDQVVLCNGLQDALGLICTLFSDDNRILAMEDPGYDFTRIVFQNHGYAIAPIPVNASGISLDDLQHSPARMVYITPSHQFPTGCVMPINQRMELLRWAEQVDGIILEDDYDSELRYHTRPIPALQSIDRHGRVIYLGTFSKALSPALRTSYLILPQRLLAKYQNTFARYNPSVPWLQQQVMTLFMAQGYWEKHLRKMCLQNKRRHDVLVRAIREMMGERVKIHGAGGGLHLLVEVLDKTPQEVLIHKAAAHRVKVYPTRQYWLQPETATDSLIQLGFSGLEEAEIIEGIALLCTAWF, encoded by the coding sequence ATGATCTATCTCAACCAAAGCCTTAACGAACCGCTCTATCACCAACTCTACGAGCAACTGAAACAAAAAATTATCGCCGGGGAGTGGAGCAAAGGAAAACGCCTGCCCGCCATGCGTGTGCTGGCCAAGGAACTGTGCATCAGCCGCAATACAGTTGAAAACGCCTATGGGCAGCTGTGCGTTGAAGGCTATGCCGTCAGCAAACAAGGCTGCGGGTTTATCGTGCAGGATATTCAAGAGACCGTGCTGGATCGTCCCTACAAAACCATGGCCAGGATTGCCAACTCAGCACGGCAGGAACAACAGACTCAGCCAAGTGGATCACCAGAAAAGACCGCAAACTACAAGTTTGATTTTCAGTACGGCAACCTGCCACCGAAATCATTCCCCCGCCAGATCTGGCGGCGCTTAACCGCTGAAGCTCTGGCCTCTTTTGAGTCGGAAAACATTTGCGCCTACGGCAACAAGCAAGGCGAGTTGGCGCTGCGCTGTGAACTGATCGATTATCTGCATGATTCGCGCGGGATCGTCTGCACGCCGGACCAAGTCGTGCTGTGCAACGGCCTGCAGGATGCACTCGGCCTCATCTGTACCTTGTTCAGTGATGACAACCGCATCCTGGCCATGGAAGATCCGGGCTATGACTTTACCCGCATCGTCTTTCAAAATCATGGTTATGCTATCGCGCCCATCCCGGTGAACGCCTCCGGTATCAGTCTGGACGATCTGCAACACAGCCCTGCCAGGATGGTGTACATCACCCCGTCGCACCAATTCCCCACCGGATGCGTTATGCCGATCAATCAGCGTATGGAGTTATTACGCTGGGCGGAACAGGTGGACGGCATCATCCTCGAAGATGATTACGACAGCGAGCTGCGTTACCACACCCGCCCCATCCCGGCGCTGCAATCCATTGATCGACATGGGCGGGTGATTTATCTCGGCACCTTTTCCAAAGCCCTGTCGCCTGCATTGCGCACCAGCTACCTGATCCTTCCGCAACGCCTTCTGGCCAAGTACCAAAACACCTTTGCCCGCTACAACCCCAGTGTGCCATGGCTGCAACAACAGGTCATGACTCTGTTCATGGCCCAAGGGTATTGGGAAAAACATCTACGAAAAATGTGCTTACAGAATAAAAGAAGGCACGACGTGTTAGTCCGAGCGATTCGTGAAATGATGGGCGAGCGCGTCAAAATTCATGGCGCTGGTGGCGGGCTGCATCTGCTTGTCGAAGTTTTGGATAAAACACCGCAAGAAGTTTTGATCCACAAAGCCGCCGCGCATCGAGTCAAGGTTTATCCGACTCGGCAATATTGGTTGCAGCCGGAGACGGCAACGGACAGTTTGATTCAACTAGGGTTTAGTGGGTTGGAAGAAGCGGAGATTATTGAGGGAATAGCGCTTTTGTGTACGGCATGGTTCTAA
- a CDS encoding LysE family translocator codes for MFSAEFLLTSLVVVLIPGTGVLYTISTGLFNGRRASIAAAFGCTAGIIPHLTVSILGLSAIIHMSAVAFQAVKYAGVLYLLYLSWSMWRETGLLQVNAPESPKSLRHVAIKGFLINILNPKLSIFFLAFLPLFVAPDSASPALQMLILSGLFMLMTLVVFILYGLLATSVRRYIVNSEKITGFLQKSFAAIFAALGLKLALTER; via the coding sequence ATGTTTAGCGCGGAGTTTTTGCTGACGTCACTTGTCGTGGTTTTGATCCCGGGTACCGGTGTTCTTTATACCATTTCAACGGGGCTTTTTAATGGCCGGCGTGCGAGCATCGCAGCCGCTTTTGGCTGTACCGCAGGGATCATTCCCCATTTAACGGTAAGTATCTTGGGGCTGTCAGCGATTATCCACATGAGCGCTGTCGCGTTTCAGGCGGTAAAATATGCCGGGGTTCTCTATCTTCTGTATCTTTCATGGTCGATGTGGCGGGAGACTGGTTTGCTACAGGTCAACGCGCCGGAATCGCCAAAAAGTTTGCGGCATGTCGCCATCAAAGGATTTCTGATTAATATTTTGAATCCCAAACTGTCGATATTTTTCCTGGCTTTCCTGCCGCTGTTTGTTGCACCGGATAGCGCATCACCGGCGCTGCAGATGTTAATCCTGAGTGGTCTTTTTATGCTCATGACGTTGGTTGTTTTTATTCTGTACGGACTCCTGGCGACGTCCGTGCGCAGATATATTGTCAATTCGGAAAAAATCACGGGTTTTCTACAAAAATCATTCGCGGCTATTTTTGCCGCCCTGGGTTTAAAGTTGGCTTTGACCGAGCGATAG
- a CDS encoding GNAT family N-acetyltransferase, translated as MNQYELIALDRSEYVKSIGQLKNDKSNGFAEMSLVWWDKKHGWYSQGCFALTDEQKLHLCYIFFKINKSTDYLTIHNIFTPDAHRRLGYAHILLKLVFDHAIAHKMTRFNLTCISQSLNFYLALGLIYWGVNSVGDFYCDLPMPKDGLRGIKKMVAQQTDSELIGSEFATINHKTNDHNLHLTEQQDEVYQHDLLLLKSNYRREEFLEIRKRRKAKETSRRP; from the coding sequence ATGAATCAATACGAACTGATAGCTTTAGATCGATCAGAGTACGTCAAATCTATAGGTCAGCTCAAAAATGATAAATCAAATGGCTTTGCCGAAATGTCGCTGGTCTGGTGGGATAAAAAACACGGCTGGTACAGTCAAGGCTGTTTCGCCTTGACCGATGAACAGAAACTTCACCTCTGTTATATCTTTTTCAAAATCAATAAAAGCACCGACTATTTAACCATTCACAACATTTTCACCCCTGATGCCCACCGCAGACTTGGCTATGCGCACATTCTTCTGAAGCTGGTCTTTGATCATGCCATTGCCCACAAAATGACCCGCTTCAACCTCACCTGCATTTCGCAATCACTCAACTTTTATCTGGCGTTGGGACTTATCTACTGGGGCGTCAATAGTGTTGGAGACTTTTACTGCGACCTGCCTATGCCAAAAGACGGTTTACGTGGCATCAAAAAAATGGTTGCCCAGCAAACAGACTCAGAACTCATCGGCAGCGAGTTCGCCACTATCAACCACAAGACAAATGACCACAACCTACATCTCACAGAACAGCAAGACGAGGTGTATCAACATGATTTGCTTCTACTGAAAAGCAATTATCGCCGGGAGGAATTTCTAGAGATCCGAAAACGGCGCAAGGCTAAAGAAACGTCACGACGCCCCTGA
- a CDS encoding desulfoferrodoxin, whose product MATRNEVYKCATCGNILAVLTGGQGDLVCCGAPMERMVENSTDGAHEKHVPMVVGILDDIEVSVGSVAHPMQPEHYIEWIELLTDRVSYREFLKPGDTPDVNFSIDTEDVTARAYCNLHGLWKSKP is encoded by the coding sequence ATGGCAACTCGAAACGAAGTCTATAAATGTGCAACCTGCGGTAATATCCTCGCTGTTTTGACGGGTGGGCAAGGTGATCTGGTCTGCTGTGGCGCCCCGATGGAACGGATGGTTGAAAACAGCACGGATGGTGCCCATGAAAAGCATGTGCCGATGGTTGTCGGTATCCTGGACGACATTGAGGTTTCCGTGGGGAGTGTCGCTCATCCCATGCAACCGGAGCATTACATTGAGTGGATTGAACTGCTGACGGATCGTGTCAGCTATCGGGAATTTCTGAAACCCGGAGACACGCCTGATGTTAACTTTTCAATCGATACTGAGGACGTCACGGCGCGTGCTTACTGCAATCTGCATGGGTTATGGAAAAGTAAGCCCTAG
- a CDS encoding response regulator, translated as MMAIAALCPKYLSLRCVACLLMALCLSGCAAAPTDVPEARQGTFNLRDWNFVQQGAIPLNGQWDFYWDRLLTPADFKGDGAPEQTGVLDLPTLWQGKSINGVVQGKTGMATLRLTVQVDTDQPLLALEITSMTAAFRLWLNDRLLVEQGVVASNNQDECPAFGRKTVSFQPAGDSFDLTLQLSNHNLIGGVASHPRLLLGDAVQLSAAAETQRRHAAILLCVSLFMVVYHLALFLFYRRDRSTLYFALFCSLWLLNGLVTYVSSWLLSFTEIHNLVWIAYRCDLISYYLTIPLLVLFLRSMFRDEMPATMPRLALIPALGFSGYVLLPDSVGLNPLQGSSPQLYHLFSVLFILWSAYGLIKAWRHKRSGAALILVGFILMTMVGVNDMLFDIKAINTGFFMPFGMLLFIVFQALALAQRFSSAFVTTERLSVELQEKNIALSHMDQLKDEFLANTSHELRTPLAGIIGISESLLAGSSGELSASARHNVQMVVSSSQRLTSLINDILDFTRLRNSDLPLNLKRVDVRAIADLVLSLLAPMAQAKQLVLVNEVPQGLPCVRADEDRLQQIFYNLLGNAIKFSDQGRIRITAQPRGDALQLSVHDQGIGIDPQSLKSIFEPFEQADSGAERARQGSGLGLAITRNLVQLHGGELSVESQPGHGSVFRFTLPQCHATSGIGTANASQRIALPEILPDLHVLSPDITANSKEEGDTCGSRQVSGRILVVDDEPVNLQVLVNQLHLEHYHVRVAESGEQALRLIAEETPDLILLDIMMPHMTGYEVCQRLRQNHSAAQLPVIMLTARSRVADIVCGFECGANDYVAKPFSREELMARVDTQLRLGRAYQTLAENVRLKRELAQRQQTELELRQTQRQLGQLLYRVEDMVIAVNSSREISFCNKSAATFLHIESEALLGCALGDLFDRPWLDTLNALTEEETELLSPDEAVSRVQPLQGVTLKTAQGNVAVDLFVTLLSVDEEQQQTLIIRPVQADTVEESSAGHTTLSVIDAVNRHQKRLRGLENALNSLLPRLQSDAPEVVNEIRSLDQALADVEKNLLTNAESDRRRLAVQVMQLSLDYWYEATDLDKVDLARESGIWKLYTDRNGYTRAQTLDKYLNEDTFPRRPRWKSISNTAVYVLSACTTPSTLRDQLENALSALRLQE; from the coding sequence ATGATGGCAATAGCCGCTTTGTGTCCTAAATATCTTTCTCTGCGGTGTGTTGCCTGCCTGTTGATGGCGCTTTGTCTGAGTGGTTGTGCTGCTGCGCCGACTGACGTGCCCGAGGCCCGTCAGGGGACGTTCAATCTGCGTGACTGGAATTTTGTCCAACAGGGTGCCATCCCACTTAATGGACAATGGGATTTTTACTGGGACCGTTTGCTCACTCCGGCGGACTTTAAGGGGGATGGAGCCCCGGAACAGACAGGTGTTCTCGATCTTCCCACCTTGTGGCAAGGGAAAAGCATCAACGGTGTCGTGCAGGGCAAGACCGGCATGGCCACCCTGCGCCTAACTGTGCAGGTGGATACCGACCAACCCTTGCTGGCGTTGGAAATCACCTCCATGACCGCTGCCTTTCGCTTATGGCTCAATGATCGTTTACTCGTCGAGCAGGGCGTTGTTGCTAGCAACAATCAGGACGAGTGTCCCGCATTTGGGCGCAAAACTGTCAGCTTTCAGCCTGCCGGTGACAGCTTTGATCTGACCTTGCAGCTCTCCAATCATAACCTGATCGGCGGGGTTGCCTCCCATCCCCGGCTGCTGTTGGGCGACGCGGTGCAACTCAGCGCCGCCGCTGAAACACAGCGCCGCCACGCGGCGATTCTGCTGTGTGTGTCTTTGTTCATGGTCGTGTACCATCTGGCGCTGTTTCTGTTCTATCGTCGCGATCGCTCCACCCTTTATTTTGCCTTGTTTTGTTCGTTGTGGCTGCTCAACGGGCTCGTCACCTATGTGAGTTCCTGGCTGCTGTCATTCACTGAAATCCACAATTTGGTGTGGATCGCCTATCGCTGTGACCTGATCAGCTATTATTTGACGATTCCTCTGCTGGTGCTGTTTTTGCGCTCCATGTTTCGCGATGAAATGCCTGCGACCATGCCCAGGCTGGCCCTGATACCTGCCCTTGGTTTCAGCGGTTATGTGCTGCTGCCCGATTCCGTGGGCCTGAATCCGTTGCAGGGCAGTAGTCCACAGCTGTACCATCTGTTCTCCGTGTTGTTTATTCTCTGGTCTGCCTATGGACTCATCAAGGCTTGGCGACACAAACGCAGTGGTGCTGCGCTGATACTGGTTGGATTTATTCTCATGACCATGGTCGGTGTCAACGACATGCTGTTCGATATTAAAGCGATCAACACCGGCTTTTTTATGCCGTTCGGTATGCTGCTGTTCATTGTCTTTCAGGCACTAGCCCTGGCGCAGCGTTTTTCCAGTGCGTTTGTCACCACGGAACGGCTGTCGGTGGAATTGCAGGAGAAAAACATTGCTCTGTCGCACATGGACCAGCTCAAGGATGAGTTTCTCGCCAATACCTCGCATGAATTGCGCACACCGCTGGCAGGCATTATCGGCATCTCCGAATCCCTCCTCGCCGGTAGCAGCGGTGAGCTTTCGGCCTCGGCACGTCATAATGTGCAGATGGTGGTGAGTAGCAGCCAACGCTTAACCTCCCTGATCAACGATATCCTTGACTTCACCCGATTACGTAACAGTGATTTGCCCCTGAACCTGAAACGGGTCGATGTTCGGGCGATTGCCGATCTGGTGCTGAGCCTGCTGGCGCCCATGGCGCAGGCCAAACAGCTGGTCCTGGTCAACGAAGTGCCCCAAGGTCTGCCCTGTGTGCGTGCCGACGAAGATCGATTGCAGCAGATTTTTTACAACCTGCTCGGCAACGCCATCAAATTCAGCGATCAGGGGCGAATCCGTATCACTGCGCAGCCACGAGGCGACGCTCTCCAGCTCAGTGTCCATGATCAGGGGATCGGCATTGACCCGCAGAGCCTTAAAAGCATCTTTGAACCTTTTGAACAGGCGGATTCCGGGGCCGAACGGGCGCGGCAGGGTTCAGGGCTTGGTCTGGCCATCACCCGAAATCTGGTACAACTGCATGGCGGCGAGCTGAGTGTCGAATCGCAACCGGGCCACGGCAGCGTCTTTCGTTTTACCCTGCCTCAATGCCATGCGACCTCCGGCATTGGCACCGCTAACGCCTCACAGCGTATTGCTCTGCCGGAAATACTGCCCGATCTGCACGTCTTGTCACCGGACATAACGGCCAACTCCAAAGAGGAGGGCGACACCTGCGGCAGCAGGCAGGTTTCAGGCCGTATTCTGGTGGTGGACGACGAGCCGGTCAACCTGCAGGTGCTGGTCAATCAACTCCATCTTGAGCACTATCATGTCCGCGTTGCCGAAAGCGGTGAACAGGCGTTACGGCTGATTGCCGAAGAAACGCCCGACCTGATCCTGCTCGATATCATGATGCCGCATATGACCGGCTACGAGGTGTGTCAACGGCTGCGACAAAACCATTCGGCCGCGCAATTGCCGGTGATCATGCTCACCGCCCGCAGCCGGGTTGCCGATATCGTCTGCGGCTTTGAATGCGGCGCCAACGACTATGTGGCCAAACCGTTTTCACGCGAAGAACTGATGGCGCGCGTCGATACCCAGCTGCGGCTTGGCCGGGCCTATCAGACCCTGGCTGAAAACGTGCGCCTCAAGCGGGAACTGGCGCAACGGCAGCAGACCGAACTCGAATTGCGTCAAACCCAGCGGCAATTGGGCCAGCTGCTTTATCGCGTTGAGGACATGGTTATTGCGGTTAACAGCAGTCGTGAGATCTCTTTTTGCAACAAGTCTGCGGCTACGTTTTTACACATTGAGAGTGAGGCCCTGCTTGGTTGTGCGCTCGGCGACCTGTTTGATCGCCCCTGGCTTGACACCCTCAATGCCCTGACCGAAGAAGAGACGGAATTGTTATCGCCTGATGAGGCGGTCAGTCGTGTGCAACCGCTTCAGGGCGTGACGCTGAAGACCGCTCAGGGCAATGTTGCCGTTGACCTCTTCGTCACGCTGCTTAGCGTCGATGAGGAACAACAACAAACGTTGATAATTCGTCCCGTTCAGGCAGACACTGTTGAAGAGAGCTCCGCCGGACACACCACCTTGAGCGTCATTGATGCCGTCAACCGTCATCAAAAACGCCTACGCGGCTTGGAAAATGCTCTCAATAGTCTGCTGCCCCGCCTGCAATCCGATGCTCCCGAGGTGGTCAACGAAATTCGCAGCCTCGATCAGGCTTTGGCCGATGTCGAGAAAAATCTGCTCACCAATGCCGAAAGCGACCGCCGTCGCCTGGCCGTGCAGGTGATGCAACTTAGCCTTGATTACTGGTACGAGGCCACCGATCTGGACAAAGTCGATCTGGCGCGTGAATCCGGCATCTGGAAACTCTACACCGACCGCAACGGTTACACCCGCGCCCAAACCCTTGACAAATACCTCAACGAAGACACCTTCCCCCGCCGACCGCGCTGGAAGTCGATCAGCAATACTGCCGTCTATGTGCTGTCTGCTTGCACCACACCTTCAACCTTGCGTGATCAACTGGAAAATGCGCTCTCCGCCCTGCGCCTGCAGGAGTAG
- a CDS encoding helix-turn-helix domain-containing protein has protein sequence MVQVLKDHVKQQISDAAERLFARVGYQKATMGMIADEAGVATGTIYKYYKNKQVLFESIISEAFVTEFKQLTHERVASLIDPAQTEQSASIENGAAGELLRFWIDNRLKVIIVLARAEGSRYASFEHDYIEAMTQQALVHLPLTHPDFNDSKIFRFVFNARLADTVKGIVSILETFDQEEEIRGAFALGWTYHFAGINAVIAQCHQGGAQ, from the coding sequence ATGGTTCAGGTTTTAAAAGATCATGTGAAACAACAGATTTCCGACGCAGCTGAGCGATTATTTGCCCGCGTCGGCTATCAAAAAGCCACCATGGGCATGATTGCCGATGAAGCCGGGGTGGCCACTGGAACGATCTATAAATACTACAAAAACAAACAGGTGTTGTTTGAGTCGATCATTAGCGAGGCGTTTGTCACGGAGTTTAAACAACTGACGCACGAGCGGGTAGCGTCGTTGATTGATCCTGCCCAGACGGAACAGTCCGCGTCCATCGAAAACGGAGCGGCAGGGGAGTTGTTGCGCTTTTGGATCGATAATCGCCTGAAAGTGATCATTGTTTTAGCGCGCGCCGAAGGATCGCGTTACGCATCCTTTGAGCACGACTACATTGAGGCCATGACTCAACAGGCGCTGGTCCATCTTCCCCTGACGCATCCCGACTTTAACGACAGCAAAATTTTCCGTTTTGTCTTTAATGCGCGACTGGCAGACACGGTAAAAGGGATCGTCTCTATCTTAGAGACTTTCGATCAGGAGGAGGAGATCCGGGGCGCCTTTGCCTTGGGATGGACCTATCATTTTGCCGGAATCAATGCTGTGATTGCTCAGTGCCACCAAGGAGGAGCGCAATGA
- a CDS encoding pyridoxamine 5'-phosphate oxidase family protein encodes MRRKDLKITSTEEVDAIIKQSNVCRLGLCDGDTPYVVPLNFGYEDGKFYFHSAAEGRKVDLLKANPKVCLEFDMDLGMITDEKACNWGIRYKSVIVTGRATVLNTLEEKVQALNIIMKNYTEDAYTFPGKVVGSTFVFVVDAQEISGKQTDESTIVD; translated from the coding sequence ATGCGTAGAAAAGATTTGAAAATCACATCAACTGAAGAGGTGGACGCCATTATCAAACAATCCAACGTCTGTCGCCTGGGGCTGTGTGACGGTGATACGCCTTATGTGGTGCCGTTGAATTTTGGCTATGAGGATGGGAAGTTCTATTTCCACTCAGCGGCAGAAGGCCGAAAGGTCGATCTGCTCAAGGCCAACCCAAAGGTGTGCCTTGAATTCGACATGGACCTCGGCATGATTACCGACGAAAAAGCCTGCAACTGGGGCATTCGCTACAAAAGCGTGATCGTCACCGGTCGTGCAACCGTGCTCAACACGCTTGAGGAGAAGGTGCAGGCGCTGAATATTATTATGAAAAACTATACGGAGGATGCCTATACCTTTCCCGGAAAAGTCGTAGGAAGCACCTTTGTCTTTGTTGTCGATGCGCAGGAGATCTCCGGCAAACAGACTGATGAATCGACGATTGTCGATTGA
- a CDS encoding transposase, producing MARIARVVAPGYPHHITQRGNHRQTTFFCEDDYHAYIKLMSESLSKHQVEIWAWCLMPNHVHLIAVPQTEEGLARAIGEAHRRYTRRINFRENWRGHLWQERFASFPMDESHLLAAVRYVEMNPVTANMVERPEDYLWSSARAHLSEQDDVLVKVQPLLEMVGNWHNFLSPLSEQDRELMQKHERTGRPLGKASFVDRLEQETGRMLRPQKPGPKKERN from the coding sequence ATGGCCAGAATCGCACGCGTAGTAGCTCCGGGCTACCCTCACCATATCACCCAACGTGGAAACCATCGACAGACAACATTTTTTTGTGAAGACGATTATCACGCCTATATCAAACTCATGTCGGAATCGCTCAGCAAGCATCAGGTTGAGATATGGGCTTGGTGTTTGATGCCCAATCATGTCCATTTGATTGCTGTGCCTCAAACGGAAGAAGGATTGGCGCGGGCGATTGGTGAAGCTCACCGTCGCTACACCCGCCGGATCAACTTCCGCGAGAACTGGCGGGGTCATTTATGGCAGGAGCGCTTTGCTTCTTTTCCCATGGATGAGAGCCACCTACTGGCCGCTGTGCGATATGTTGAAATGAACCCTGTGACGGCAAATATGGTTGAGCGACCAGAAGATTACCTTTGGAGCAGTGCGCGTGCGCACCTTTCAGAGCAAGATGATGTTTTAGTCAAGGTGCAGCCATTGCTTGAAATGGTCGGTAACTGGCACAATTTTCTTTCGCCCCTGTCCGAGCAGGATCGAGAATTGATGCAAAAGCACGAAAGGACAGGAAGACCACTCGGAAAAGCGTCTTTTGTTGATCGCCTTGAACAAGAGACTGGTCGGATGCTTCGCCCGCAAAAGCCTGGCCCGAAAAAAGAAAGAAACTGA
- a CDS encoding GNAT family N-acetyltransferase: MMTHSLLSDEIAPSNQAVIAIPPHPRYLLAALDFCESLAQGLGFDGQEQMKIRLAVEETFNFFCDLTASPDSSQPVSLVFTPRADGLLICMTVKSLPVDVDHLPSFSPELSGDDTDFNALSLFLAQKSMDSIEIANHGRDGIRVELLKRCATAHVSSLIQATEPEVANDPPPEQFDDTIRPARDEEALEISRCAYLTYGHTYEDYIYYPERIREMNRNKELYSLVAVTAKNDVMGHCALKFMPGRTDSAEMGVLFVNPTYRKHHLASRLTVALLEQAEKLGLKSVFTRAVTGHPASQRITGKMGFSDCCLYLALFPSNVDLKQLGGTLATKMSGMLQWKALVPPRQRSVDLPPSYRDIITTLYQQTGLAFISPPDPAQNNVPKLRVQKIPVLNVGLLDVESNGSQPQMVADWIAGQCRRLCSEKLDVIYLNINLEEQGAALIVEQASHMGFVFSGIAPDAFVDHDAVVLQYLNLPGDPFAGMVVNSQNGERLRDVIQQEWQHKASATQV, translated from the coding sequence ATGATGACCCATTCACTGCTTTCAGATGAGATTGCCCCATCGAATCAGGCGGTTATCGCCATCCCTCCCCATCCTCGTTATCTTCTCGCCGCCCTCGACTTTTGCGAATCGCTGGCTCAGGGGCTCGGTTTCGATGGGCAAGAGCAGATGAAAATCCGCCTGGCTGTGGAAGAGACATTCAACTTTTTTTGCGACCTGACCGCCTCGCCCGATTCGTCGCAGCCGGTCTCGCTGGTGTTCACCCCACGCGCAGACGGTCTGCTGATTTGTATGACGGTGAAAAGCCTGCCGGTCGATGTCGATCACCTGCCGTCTTTCTCACCGGAGCTCAGTGGTGATGACACGGATTTCAACGCCCTGAGTCTGTTTCTGGCCCAGAAAAGCATGGATTCAATTGAAATTGCCAACCACGGTCGCGATGGTATTCGAGTCGAATTGCTTAAACGCTGTGCCACGGCTCATGTTTCGAGCCTGATCCAAGCAACCGAGCCGGAGGTCGCTAACGACCCGCCGCCGGAGCAATTTGACGACACCATCCGACCGGCGCGGGACGAGGAAGCGCTGGAAATCTCACGCTGTGCCTACTTGACCTATGGCCACACCTACGAAGACTATATTTATTACCCGGAACGCATCCGAGAAATGAACCGCAATAAGGAGCTGTATTCGCTCGTTGCGGTGACAGCGAAAAACGACGTCATGGGGCATTGCGCATTGAAGTTTATGCCAGGACGCACCGACAGTGCCGAGATGGGCGTGCTGTTTGTCAACCCGACGTATCGTAAGCATCACCTTGCATCGCGACTCACTGTCGCGTTACTGGAGCAGGCTGAAAAACTGGGATTGAAAAGTGTCTTTACCCGAGCGGTTACCGGACACCCTGCTTCGCAGAGAATTACCGGCAAGATGGGCTTTTCCGATTGTTGTCTGTATCTGGCGCTGTTCCCCAGCAATGTGGATCTCAAGCAACTGGGTGGCACGTTGGCAACCAAGATGAGCGGTATGCTGCAATGGAAAGCCTTGGTGCCACCACGGCAGAGGTCCGTTGATCTGCCGCCGTCTTACCGCGACATCATTACAACCCTCTATCAACAGACCGGCCTCGCGTTTATCAGCCCACCTGACCCGGCCCAAAATAACGTGCCGAAACTCAGGGTGCAAAAAATTCCGGTCCTCAATGTCGGTCTACTCGATGTGGAGAGCAACGGCTCACAACCACAGATGGTGGCGGACTGGATTGCCGGACAATGCCGTCGTTTGTGCAGTGAAAAGCTCGATGTCATTTATCTCAACATCAATCTTGAAGAACAGGGCGCGGCCCTGATCGTCGAGCAGGCGTCGCACATGGGTTTTGTTTTTTCCGGCATTGCGCCAGACGCCTTTGTGGATCACGATGCTGTTGTCCTGCAATACCTCAATCTGCCCGGTGATCCTTTTGCCGGGATGGTCGTCAACTCGCAGAACGGCGAACGATTGAGGGACGTTATCCAGCAGGAATGGCAGCACAAAGCAAGTGCTACGCAAGTGTGA
- a CDS encoding GNAT family N-acetyltransferase, which yields MVIRSAQLSDTQKIAATHKASIEGLCADSYDTQSIAGWVAILLPAIYESAIKDKVMIVAEEQGDILGLGILDVEQATIGAIYIHPKAKGTGCGRKLLLELEAIAMKNEVTELTLFSTINALGFYQHHGYVGLEKSFHKLPNGIELECIKMHKML from the coding sequence ATGGTTATTCGTTCCGCACAACTTTCCGACACGCAAAAAATCGCGGCAACGCACAAAGCCTCGATTGAAGGACTCTGCGCGGATTCTTATGATACGCAGTCTATTGCCGGCTGGGTGGCAATCCTCTTACCTGCGATCTATGAAAGCGCCATCAAGGACAAAGTCATGATTGTGGCGGAAGAACAGGGTGACATCCTTGGCTTGGGCATTCTCGATGTTGAACAAGCGACCATCGGCGCCATTTATATCCATCCGAAAGCCAAAGGCACAGGATGTGGCCGGAAGCTGTTGTTGGAATTGGAAGCCATCGCGATGAAAAACGAGGTCACTGAGCTGACCCTCTTCTCGACAATTAATGCGTTGGGTTTTTACCAACACCATGGTTATGTCGGCCTAGAAAAGAGCTTCCATAAACTACCCAATGGCATAGAGCTGGAGTGCATTAAGATGCACAAGATGCTCTAA